The Malus sylvestris chromosome 3, drMalSylv7.2, whole genome shotgun sequence genomic sequence TGTGATTGAAGTGGGGGAGCtcaaatttggtaattttgcGATGTGTGATTATCGTCTGTTTGGTTGCTCAGAAACCGATGGAAGTAGTGGGAAAGAACTACTTTTGAAGTTCATAGTTTTTGGTTTATGGGGTTTAGATTTGGAGGCTGGCCTTTTCTTTGGCCAGCTATAAACCATGAGTAACAGTGTTTGACTGCTGTAGTTCTAAGTGCATTGAGCTCACGTATGATTCTTTGTTTGCGACTGTGATACTCCTGTTTTTATGGCCTCTTATTAGTTCTTTTTTCTTGTTGTTGTTCTCCTGTACAGGTGGAGACAGTGCTAGACAAGGAAAATTTTACATTAGAGGAGCTTCTGGACGAAGAAGAGATCATCCAAGAGTGCAAAGCCTTAAACACTCGTCTCATTAATTTGTAATGTCTCATTGATGTTCTCTTTACGGATTGTACTGCTACTGATATTATCAAAGTTCCCTCCTGTATATATATTAAACTCATTACCTGAATTTGTTGGCTTTCCTTAcagtttttgggaattttttgaGGAATTATACATAGATGATATCTTGTGTAATATGGAACTTGATTGTGGATGAATAACTGATACTCTTGTGTAAGTTTATGTTTACAGTTTACGAGATAGAGACCAGGTGGAGCAATTATTGCGTTATATTGTTGAAGAAGCTCCTGAGGATGCTGAAAGCAAACGAGCCTTCAAGTATTATTTCATCTTGATAAAGCATTACTTttgacattttttatttatactcATATAtttctctccaaaatgtttgagattttaatttttttttgagttttgcTTTTGGTTATTTGATTAAATGTTTTCTTCCTCATGATCTATAGGTTCCCCTTCATTGCTTGTGAGGTTTTTACATGTGAAATTGATGTTATCTTAAAGACTTTGGTGGATGAAGAGAAGGTATTTATGATTATATCTTAATCTTGATTAAGGAATTTGGCGTGTAAAATCTTGTCTAGTCTTGACATATGCTTAATTTGTGATTGCAGCTAATGAACTTACTTTTCTCCTTCTTGGAACCAAATCGTCCTCATAGTGCCCCGCTGGCTGGGTATTTCAGCAAGGTATTTTTTTAGGATATTTATCGTTTGTCCTGCTTGATCTCGTCTCAAAACGGGTCCTTGACAaattttttgggaactttaggTTGTTGTATGCCTAATGATGCGGAAGACAGTCCCACTTATGAATTATGTTCAAGTAAGTAACTCTGTTAGCGTATCTTCATATTTTCGAACTTCTGCAATTTGGTTTTCTTCATTGCATCAATTTGGGACAGTACTTTGCCCTTGGACCTGTTGCATCTTTGCATTACCAGCAATAGCATCTTTATCACACATTTATCTGATTGCATTGAATGCTCTTCTAAGTCTAGATGCCATGGTTTTGGAAACAAAGTTTTGTGGGAACTGTTTTAGCTGTGAAATATGGGTGATATCCTGATACCCCTTTTCTGTTTGTGTATATGTTTTTGATTCACAATCTTTGGTGTCTGCAGGCCCATCAGGATGTTTTCCGTCAGCTAGTTGATTTGATAGGAATTACGTCCATCATGGAGGTATTTAAGAATTTGAATCGAGTTCAAAGTTTTTGGCATTTTTCTTGTAGGATCCTctttggaattcaatttgagGTGTTTTCATGGCACAGGTTTTGGTTCGACTTGTTGGTGCGGATGACCATGTGTATCCCAATTTTATTGATGTGATGCAATGGTTAGCTGAAAGTAATCTGCTTGAAATGATCGTAGATAAGTTGAGCCCAAATGTACGTGGAAGATTAGATTCTTGTTTATCTATAGAATTTTTTCTTTCCGTATCTACTTATTTATGAAACATATATGACTAGTGACTACTTACTTAAGCATTTTGTTTTGCCATAGCCATTAAGCATGCACCAGGGTACAATTTGTTTCTTTAGTCATTATGGTAACAATGTCTTACTTCCTCAGTTAGCGATACCTTTAGTTGAGAACAAGATATGTTGACAATATAACCTAATGGATATCCGTTTTACTTGAATGCTCATGTGTCCTGTGTATGCCTACTTTTGCCTCTGTGCACTGCTTTAGTTGTTACATAAAAGATGCTGCCCCTTAGATCCAGGAAACACAGAATCAGAAGTATTGCATACTTTGTCACCTTAACTGTATGCCTTTGGCCTTTCTACTTGGAGTTCTAcgtgattttgttgtttttggtaGAAATTAATAACAAAAGAGAGAGTACTGCAATTGAACTTAAAAATTTAATTGGAGAAAACACTAAATGGTAACATACTTTTTTATGAGCTTAAGAAGTTTGGAATAAATGTCAAATAATGTAGTTTTAGAGCAGCCCTGGTGCATATTCTACATCTAACAACATTCTTTTTTACTTTGGACCAGAATCCTCCTGAAGTTCATGCTAATGCAGCAGAAACACTTTCTGCTATAACTCGAAATGCTCCATCGGCCCTAGCCAACAAACTTTCCAGTCCAAGGTTTGTGATCAGAACACTGTTTTGGTTGGCTTGAGTATTTATTACGTTTTGGTACATTTTATTTGgattggtttttagttttcttaAATACTTTTATGCAGTTTTGTTACAAGAATATTTGGTCATGCATTGGAAGATTCACATTCAAAGTCTGGTCTTGTACACTCGCTTTCGGTCTGCATCTCTTTGTTGGATCCGAAAAGATCAGCAGTTTCTTCTCCCTTGTTCCATTCTTTTCGGAGCCAACATATGTACGAGTCTCCAATCCCTGTTAATCCAGATACTGTCAGTACAATGCTCCCAAAACTTGGTGAGTGCAAATATCTCTTGCCATaattatgttaaaaaaattgtaaaaatgtACGTTTTTCGAGCTGCCTTGCATGTATAATTATTGTTTCTTGTCTGCTGATGTTTATTTTATTCCGCTGATTATATTTCTGCTGTAGTTACATCATTGTTTAGTTTTTCAGTTGCATTTTTTTCAACAATAAATGCTGAATCTTCACTTTgccattaaattttaatataactTGACCTTTTGTTGCTTCTTGAAAGTAGTAGGGGATACCTAGGGTTTGGTGCATGGAAGGTGGATGTAATCCATTGAACCTCCCAGTGGCTTTGAAATATGACAAGGCTTTGGGATATGACGAAGGCtcatatacaacaacaacaaagccttatcccactaagtggggtcggctatatgaatcctagaacgccattgtgctcggttctgtgtcatgtgtcatgtcctctgttaaatccaagtactctaagtcttttcttagggtcttttccaaagttttcctaggtcttcctctatccctttggccctgaacctctgtcccgtagtcacatcttcgaaccggagcatcagtaggccttctttgcacatgtccaaaccatcgtaaccggttttctctcatctttccttcaatttcagttactcctactttacctcgaatatcctcattcctaatcttatcatttttcgtgtgcccacacatccaacgaagcatcctcatctccgctacacccattttatgtatgtgttgatgtttcaccgcctaacattctgtgccatacagcatcgtcggccttattgccgtcctataaaattttcccttgagcttcagtggcatacggcagtcacacaacacgccggatgcactcttccacttcatccatttagcttgtattctatggttgaggtctccatctaattctccgttcttttgcaagatagatcctaggcagggaaagcggtcgctctttggtatttcctaatCTCCGATCCtccccctaactcattttggcctccatttgcactgaacttgcactccatatattctgtctttgatcggcttaggcgaagacctttagattccaacacttctctccaaaggttaagcttggcatttaccccttcctgagtttcatctatcaacactatatcgccTGCGAAAAGCAttcaccaaggaatatcatcttgaatgtcctgttaactcatccattaccaatgcaaaaaggtaaggacttaaggatgagccttgatgtagtACAGAACCTGAGGGCTATTAGGATTTGTCAGTACAATGATACGTTTACTCAGTccccattaccaatgcaaaaaggtaaggacttaaggatgagccttgatgtagtACAGAACCTGAGGGCTATTAGGATTTGTCAGTACAGTGATACGTTTACTCAGTCATGGGTGCAAGTTTTTCATTATAGCTGCCTTAAAGAAAAAGAACTGTTTCATTGTTGAAATTTTAAGATTCAAAGTGTTTGTCCAGGCGACTTGCTTATGCTTTTGAATGTGTCATCGGATGAGAAAACATTGCCAACAACATACGGAGAGTTGAGGCCTCCACTTGGAAAGCATCGTTTAAAGGTTGGTTTCTCTTTTTACCTCTACTGGAGTTTAGTAGTATTCTGGCTGTTTTATGTACTAAATTGTTGATGGATTTTTTAATTCAGTTCTTGCTGGCAGAATTTATATTTGATAATAAGTTACGTGTTGAATGAATTTTCCTCCCTAATTTATAGAATGAGAAAATTGTTAATTATTGGAATACTGTAACTGTCAATTTGCCATTTCTAAACTGTTCTGCAATTTATTTCAGATTGTGGAGTTCATTGCTGTTCTACTGAGATCAGGCAATGAAGAGGCAGAAAAGGAATTGGTTAGCTCGGGAACCATCCAACGGGTTATTGATCTTTTCTTTGAGTAAGCTGTtgcttcaattttttattttgaattagtGAGTCCTGAGGATAGGTTGTTAAGGGacaatttttctcttttgttgttgTGAATGACTTACCTGTTACTAGTATCCTAAtatgtttatttaattaatgcAGGTACCCGTACAATAGTTCCTTGCATCATCATGTAGATAGTATAATATCGTCATGCTTGGAAAGCAAGAGTGATGCCATTGTTGACCATCTTTTTCGAGAGTGTGATTTAATTGGAAAGTTCCTTCAAACAGATAAACATCCTATTCTATCTGGTGATGCTAATAAGGTAGAGAAATGGATATCTTCGCTACTTCTTTAACTGTGCATAATAATGTTGTAGGAAAAATTTAAATGCTCAACATTCTACATTTGTTTGTACTGCCTCTAGTTCCTTTGTTGGATGAGGTGTATTATAAAAGGGAGAGCATGGTTATACTTGAGTGGAGTTTAGATTTTTGCAGTGCATGTAACCATATATCAGTGACTACCTCTAGTTGTTTGTTGATTTATTTCAAACTCTGATAATGCCTTTTTCCTTGATTATGTAGCCAACAGTACCTGCTGCCGGAAAATCAGCACCACGGGCAGGAAACCTTGGGCACATAACACGAATTTCTAataagctcattcaattggGAAACAGCCAAAGCCGTGTTCAGGCATGCCTTCAGGTAGGTTGCAGGTCTGAAATTTAAATTACTACAAGAAGCATACATATATGGATCATGgctttttttcttatttgtgaTTTTGACAGTGATCATATTTAATTGTTTGTAACTTTTATAGTAAGATGACTTCTCTGTGAAGCAATTCTACCATATTTCATGTCGTATCTTTGCTGTAAAGTCTGCATCTACATTATCAACTCAAATTTATTGTCATTTACCTCTCTATATTGGTAAGATAGTGATGTTATCACATTTTGGGATACTTGAGTGGGTGTTAAGTGTTTTTGACAGAATTTTTATTATTGGTGTTTTTTCTAATAAAACTTTTCTTGGCTTGTTTTTCTAGGAAAATAGCGAATGGAATGAGTGGCAAACAACAGTTTTGCAGGGGCGCAATGCAGTTGAAAATGTTTATCGATGGGCTTGCGGGTATGTTGTTCCATATATCTGTTTTGAAATGTACATTATTCAAGTATGATTAGGGACCATGATGTATAAATTACCataattttcaagtttatatagcATTCAATTCAAAGTAACAAAGTTGCCAGTTAGGTTAGGATGACGACCTGTTTTGAAATGTACATTATTCAAGTATGATTAGGGACCATGATGTATAAATTACCataattttcaagtttatatagcATTCAATTCAAAGTAACAAAGTTGCCAGTTAGGTTAGGATGACGACCTTTTTGGGTGTAGTCTTGCAATTATAAGATTGATGTTTTATTTCCCCTCAAGTCCTCTTTGTCCCTCTTGTCGGACGCCTCTTCATCTGCCCCACACTGCGGTTATTATAATAAATCAGTTGAACTCTACTCTATGCAAACAATAAAGCTATTCTTAATAGTCTTAACCAGCTAAAGCATCCTTAATTCAGAATGTTTTATTTGCCTTTTGTGTGAAGAAAATATCCTAAATATTGACTTTGCCCCTCTTTTAAATTATTGAATGTTTTTGTTGTAAAGCTATATCTATCTCTTGTCACATACTACAGACTCACACGTTTGctctattatttaatttttaaaacattcgtttctatattttttgtttCACTTTATATTTTCTTCTCACTTACTCGGTCataaagagaaaatatattatGAATTCATAATGTTGAATTTTACTATTTCTCTATTAATTTTGATGTATTCTTAGTCgatgtttttaattttgtttgtaaattccatataaattattttatttccatAAATTCTTGTAAAAAAATCGCTATTTGATATGAATCTCAATATCTTCATCGATATATCTATATTTATGAACTTAAGTATACCATTTCATATCTAGTATGTAGTCCttgattttattttctgttatgTGATGATATATTCATGGTACACAAAGTACTTGCTTATAGTTGTTGAGCCTTATTAAATGATCGATGTGGTTATCAAACTCATTTTGTTGGATCTCAACTTCACTTATGTTTATCCTTGTCACACACAGTCGCCCAACTGCTTTGCAAGACAGGACAAGGGATAGCGACGAGGATGACATGAATGACAGAAATTTTGATGTAGCAGCTCTAGCAAATAATCTAAGCCAGGCTTTTAGATACAAAATTTATGAGAATGAGGACGCGGGAGAGGTAGCTTGCTCGGtcctcttcttttcttcttcctccactttTTTTGTTGGGCTAATGATTTGAATTTTCTGCATTACAGGACCAGGGAGCTCATGATCGAGATGATGAGGTAATTATTTCGTTTCTATCACTGATGTTTCCTTACTTGATGTATAGTACTTGATGGTAACTATTCTTATCGAAGCATGAGCAGTGCTCTAAAAAGCGGTCGCCGCGATTAACCtgaaattgtttattaaattggcAAGGCTATTAGGCCGCATAAGGCGGCCGCTTGGGCAGACGGTGGGCGGGATGGCTGACGGCGGCAGTGGTTTAGCAGCTATAgttagggttttttattttaggcAGGCGACAATTGTATTAAAACTAGGAAAATAAGGCCGAACCTTCCATTTGTTTAATGAGAATAAAAGGCCCAACAAAACTTATGGGGTTAGAAAATGGTACAAAACCAACAGAATCTAAAATTTTACTCATATACCTATGTctcataatatataataaatttattaaaatagaAAAAGGCCTAGGCCCCTCTCGCTGCCCGACTACCACCTAACGCCTTTAGAACCTTGAGCATGAGTAAGCTCTGTAAAAGGTTGGAAGTAGAAACAAGATAACCCATGAAAgcaaattttaattgttttttatttttggtttaattacaTTCTGAAATGAGTGGGTTTGATTTGTAACATGCAGGATGTCTACTTTGACGATGAATCTGCTGAAGTGGTCATATCATCCTTGCGTCTTGGTGATGACCAAGGAAGGTAGGTTTGTAACCTTTAGTTTTGTACTGCTGTTTGTGTGAAGAAAAATAAACTTTGAAATTGGGGTTCAGTGGAGAAAAGGGTTTCAAATTCGTTTTGGTTTATAAAAATGTCGATTTTTCTTAAGCTCTTATGTAGGTAAAAAGATGGCCTAGAAAATTAGGTATcctctaaaaagtcaatccaaGACAATATGgattgaaatgaaacaaataatTAACAAGGCTTCTTAGGCTTGATGGTTTGCATGCAATCCTCAAGTGCAACAAGCAGTTAGGTGTATAATGAGTTGCACCATCAGCTTGACTTGTAGACCTATAATACCACAATATAGCTAGAAAAGCTAAAAAGAGATTTTATTGTATTCTCATATCTTCCATTGTTCAAGGTGGAGTATCACATGCATAACATCGTATATGTCCTTGCAATGTATTAAATATGTTCAACTGATTGCTTCACGAGGCTGGCATTTGACGTCTATGAATTTATATCTCTAGTAGTGATGTCATATGTATAtcatattgtatatgtttagaGTGATGTACCTAGGTTGGAAATTGTTTGTCTTATAAATTTTCTCTGGTTGTAATGCAAGTGCTTGATATTGTTGGAAGTGTCAAGTGTATGAGAATTTAGAATTGGCTCATCTGTTGTGTATTATAAGTTTTGGTGTAGAATATTGTTAATGTGGATGCTGAATGGTTTTAATCCTGAATGCAGCAGCAGTTTATTCACAAATTCCAACTGGTTTGCATTCCAAGATGATAGAATTGGTGATGAACCTGTGGGCACATCACTGTCGGAGATGGAAGAAGTAAACTTGAACGGGACTGCGAATGGCGGTAATATCAGTAGTGATGATGAAGTTGTGGTAGGGGATGATGATGAGTTGGCCGGAAGTAAAGATTCCATCAATGGCACATCCAGTTCCAACACAAACCTTATGAATGGATTTAGCAACAGTGGAAACGTGAACCCAGATGGCGAGAAGACAAGTGCATCCAATGAATTGGGGGGTTTCTTCAGATTTGAGACATCCGATAATGATGACATGTATGGAGACAGGCCTTTGCCTGAATGGGTGGGATGGAGTGAAGCTTCAGATTTGCAATTCGGCGGTGCAAGTGTAAATCCATTTGAGGATCATGATGACTCGGTTGTCAATCCTTCCACTGCCGAGGTAGTGGCATCTGATGTTGGTGCTAGTTTGCACTCAAGTGGAGAATCTACACTTTCAAATGGCTCGCCTCCATCCTCCACTGCTTCTACTGCAGGGTCAGCGGGCAGTGATGTGAGCCAGAGGTCAGCTGCTGTGCCGTCACTGTTTGAAGAGGATGTTGAATTCGTCGGTGTGGAGTTGGAAGGTACTGAGAAGGCTATGGAGCAGGCTCTTAAAGAGGGCATAGTAGGGGAGGCAGGGCCATTGAAGAAAAACATTATGCCGAAGGTGCTAGAAAAGGAGAACCCTGCCGATGGTGAGGCTGCAAATAAGGAGTTCAATGACGCCAACTACTGGAGGGTTGATCAGGAAGTGGCTGTTTTGGAGTGAATGGTGGGTTGATCCTTCTTAAAGCTGTTTGAACCTGAAATTGGGTCTGAAAGCCAGGGGCCTATTTTCAGTTGGCAGTGTCAGCGGCTTCTACAGCAGTGGCAGTCATGTACAGTATATTTTTGTTCCTAAGGTAGGTTGTGTTATGgttattttctgtttatttATTGTTACTCATTGTTTACTATTTAAAGGTTGGTTTCTCCCTGATACCGGTTATATGGGAATGTCCCAGATCCAAAAATGTTTTCGATTTTCGTATCTCGCTGGAATCATTCGTAATGTGGGATCCGTATCATTGTGGAATCCGGACTCATTAAGTATAAATTGGTTAGGTGTTGTGAGTCTACGTATCTACCGCAGTTTTGATGGTCAGTGCCTCGTCTCGCTCTTGATAGAATTTTTCTTATTAGCAAAGCAAAGTGATACAATGTATTCATTGccttttcggtttggttcgttTCCACCAACCGTAAGGGTATGTGTCGGTTTGATTGCCATTTTACGTGAGTTAAACTCGTAAGATGGTTGTGGAATTGCTCTCATTTGGTTGCTTGGCGAAGGATAGCAGGTTTGAAATTTATGGCCAAATGTTTAAACACATTACGATCGATTCCAAAGCTTATGGACTTGCGTGAAAATGTCAATGAGACACAAAATGTTGTAGTTTTGAGCAGATGAAGAGTCCCTTGTCTGATCTAGGTCGTAAT encodes the following:
- the LOC126615946 gene encoding uncharacterized protein LOC126615946 isoform X1, whose product is MFWKLTSLSASSPVETVLDKENFTLEELLDEEEIIQECKALNTRLINFLRDRDQVEQLLRYIVEEAPEDAESKRAFKFPFIACEVFTCEIDVILKTLVDEEKLMNLLFSFLEPNRPHSAPLAGYFSKVVVCLMMRKTVPLMNYVQAHQDVFRQLVDLIGITSIMEVLVRLVGADDHVYPNFIDVMQWLAESNLLEMIVDKLSPNNPPEVHANAAETLSAITRNAPSALANKLSSPSFVTRIFGHALEDSHSKSGLVHSLSVCISLLDPKRSAVSSPLFHSFRSQHMYESPIPVNPDTVSTMLPKLGDLLMLLNVSSDEKTLPTTYGELRPPLGKHRLKIVEFIAVLLRSGNEEAEKELVSSGTIQRVIDLFFEYPYNSSLHHHVDSIISSCLESKSDAIVDHLFRECDLIGKFLQTDKHPILSGDANKPTVPAAGKSAPRAGNLGHITRISNKLIQLGNSQSRVQACLQENSEWNEWQTTVLQGRNAVENVYRWACGRPTALQDRTRDSDEDDMNDRNFDVAALANNLSQAFRYKIYENEDAGEDQGAHDRDDEDVYFDDESAEVVISSLRLGDDQGSSSLFTNSNWFAFQDDRIGDEPVGTSLSEMEEVNLNGTANGGNISSDDEVVVGDDDELAGSKDSINGTSSSNTNLMNGFSNSGNVNPDGEKTSASNELGGFFRFETSDNDDMYGDRPLPEWVGWSEASDLQFGGASVNPFEDHDDSVVNPSTAEVVASDVGASLHSSGESTLSNGSPPSSTASTAGSAGSDVSQRSAAVPSLFEEDVEFVGVELEGTEKAMEQALKEGIVGEAGPLKKNIMPKVLEKENPADGEAANKEFNDANYWRVDQEVAVLE
- the LOC126615946 gene encoding uncharacterized protein LOC126615946 isoform X2; this translates as MFWKLTSLSASSPVETVLDKENFTLEELLDEEEIIQECKALNTRLINFLRDRDQVEQLLRYIVEEAPEDAESKRAFKFPFIACEVFTCEIDVILKTLVDEEKLMNLLFSFLEPNRPHSAPLAGYFSKVVVCLMMRKTVPLMNYVQAHQDVFRQLVDLIGITSIMEVLVRLVGADDHVYPNFIDVMQWLAESNLLEMIVDKLSPNNPPEVHANAAETLSAITRNAPSALANKLSSPSFVTRIFGHALEDSHSKSGLVHSLSVCISLLDPKRSAVSSPLFHSFRSQHMYESPIPVNPDTVSTMLPKLGDLLMLLNVSSDEKTLPTTYGELRPPLGKHRLKIVEFIAVLLRSGNEEAEKELVSSGTIQRVIDLFFEYPYNSSLHHHVDSIISSCLESKSDAIVDHLFRECDLIGKFLQTDKHPILSGDANKPTVPAAGKSAPRAGNLGHITRISNKLIQLGNSQSRVQACLQENSEWNEWQTTVLQGRNAVENVYRWACGRPTALQDRTRDSDEDDMNDRNFDVAALANNLSQAFRYKIYENEDAGEDQGAHDRDDEDVYFDDESAEVVISSLRLGDDQGSSLFTNSNWFAFQDDRIGDEPVGTSLSEMEEVNLNGTANGGNISSDDEVVVGDDDELAGSKDSINGTSSSNTNLMNGFSNSGNVNPDGEKTSASNELGGFFRFETSDNDDMYGDRPLPEWVGWSEASDLQFGGASVNPFEDHDDSVVNPSTAEVVASDVGASLHSSGESTLSNGSPPSSTASTAGSAGSDVSQRSAAVPSLFEEDVEFVGVELEGTEKAMEQALKEGIVGEAGPLKKNIMPKVLEKENPADGEAANKEFNDANYWRVDQEVAVLE
- the LOC126615946 gene encoding uncharacterized protein LOC126615946 isoform X3, with the protein product MFWKLTSLSASSPVETVLDKENFTLEELLDEEEIIQECKALNTRLINFLRDRDQVEQLLRYIVEEAPEDAESKRAFKFPFIACEVFTCEIDVILKTLVDEEKLMNLLFSFLEPNRPHSAPLAGYFSKVVVCLMMRKTVPLMNYVQAHQDVFRQLVDLIGITSIMEVLVRLVGADDHVYPNFIDVMQWLAESNLLEMIVDKLSPNNPPEVHANAAETLSAITRNAPSALANKLSSPSFVTRIFGHALEDSHSKSGLVHSLSVCISLLDPKRSAVSSPLFHSFRSQHMYESPIPVNPDTVSTMLPKLGDLLMLLNVSSDEKTLPTTYGELRPPLGKHRLKIVEFIAVLLRSGNEEAEKELVSSGTIQRVIDLFFEYPYNSSLHHHVDSIISSCLESKSDAIVDHLFRECDLIGKFLQTDKHPILSGDANKPTVPAAGKSAPRAGNLGHITRISNKLIQLGNSQSRVQACLQENSEWNEWQTTVLQGRNAVENVYRWACGRPTALQDRTRDSDEDDMNDRNFDVAALANNLSQAFRYKIYENEDAGEDQGAHDRDDEDVYFDDESAEVVISSLRLGDDQGSLFTNSNWFAFQDDRIGDEPVGTSLSEMEEVNLNGTANGGNISSDDEVVVGDDDELAGSKDSINGTSSSNTNLMNGFSNSGNVNPDGEKTSASNELGGFFRFETSDNDDMYGDRPLPEWVGWSEASDLQFGGASVNPFEDHDDSVVNPSTAEVVASDVGASLHSSGESTLSNGSPPSSTASTAGSAGSDVSQRSAAVPSLFEEDVEFVGVELEGTEKAMEQALKEGIVGEAGPLKKNIMPKVLEKENPADGEAANKEFNDANYWRVDQEVAVLE